CTGCACTAAGAAGAATTAAAGTTGAATTATTCAAAATAAACCTTTTTCCTAAATTATAGAACAAATCTCAATTTTAAATCATTTAAAAAAAATTTTCTCCAATTCGTGCAACTATTTCATCGGTTTCTTGTTTCTCTTTTTCGATGAGGTCTAATTTTTCTTGAAGTTCGGAGAGTTTGGATCTTAGAACTTCATTTTCGGATTGGAGGATTTCAAGTTCTCTCTCTTCTTGTTCTTCTGTTAAAAGACCTTTACTTCTGTAATTAAACATTGCAGAAAGAGAAAATTTCTTTTCAATATTAGTACCCCCAACACGAATAAAAAAATCTAAAATAGTTTCACTTGAATTTCTTTCTGTAAATTTACCACTGAAAGAAAGTTTTTTCAAGTTTTGAAGATTTCCAATTTCTGGAGGTAATTC
The Thiovulum sp. ES DNA segment above includes these coding regions:
- a CDS encoding Leucine Rich Repeat (LRR)-containing protein encodes the protein MGLFVPFKKGEKIENWEIRLKSWAERKGVSNNFGDRNKLINLQKLVLGGKNLRELPSEIGNLQNLQTLYLWNNELRELPPEIGNLQNLKKLSFSGKFTERNSSETILDFFIRVGGTNIEKKFSLSAMFNYRSKGLLTEEQEERELEILQSENEVLRSKLSELQEKLDLIEKEKQETDEIVARIGENFF